The Claveliimonas bilis genome window below encodes:
- the gltA gene encoding NADPH-dependent glutamate synthase has protein sequence MADMLKRVPVREQDAKVRATNFEEVCYGYNKEEAMEEAARCLNCKNAKCIQGCPVSINIPGFISKVKEGDIEGAYEVIGESSALPAICGRVCPQESQCECKCIRGIKGEPVSIGKLERFVADYALENDIKPKKAEKLNGHKVAVIGSGPSGLTCAGDLAKLGYDVTVFEALHELGGVLVYGIPEFRLPKEKVVKKEIEKVKELGVKFETNVVIGKSTTIDQLMEEENFEAVFIGSGAGLPMFMGIPGETANGVFSANEYLTRSNLMKAFDDSYDTPIAAGKKVAVIGGGNVAMDAARTALRLGAEVHIVYRRSEAELPARVEEVHHAKEEGVIFDLLTNPKEILVDENGWVKGMKVIKMELGEPDASGRRRPVEIPGSEYEIEVDTVIMSLGTSPNPLIASTTKGLETNRRKCIVAEEENGQTSKACVFAGGDAVTGAATVILAMGAGKAGAKGIHELLSQK, from the coding sequence ATGGCTGATATGTTAAAAAGAGTTCCTGTCAGAGAACAGGACGCAAAAGTGAGAGCAACAAATTTTGAAGAAGTATGCTATGGTTACAATAAAGAAGAAGCAATGGAGGAAGCAGCACGCTGCCTGAACTGCAAGAATGCAAAATGTATCCAGGGCTGTCCGGTTTCCATTAATATTCCGGGATTTATTTCAAAAGTAAAAGAAGGAGACATTGAAGGCGCGTATGAAGTGATCGGAGAGTCTTCCGCCCTCCCGGCTATCTGCGGTCGTGTATGTCCGCAGGAGTCACAGTGTGAGTGCAAATGTATCCGGGGAATTAAAGGAGAGCCGGTTTCTATCGGTAAACTGGAAAGATTTGTTGCAGATTATGCTCTGGAAAACGATATTAAACCGAAAAAGGCAGAAAAGCTGAACGGGCACAAAGTTGCAGTCATTGGTTCCGGCCCATCCGGACTTACCTGTGCAGGGGACCTGGCAAAGCTTGGCTACGATGTAACAGTATTCGAGGCTCTTCATGAGCTTGGCGGCGTTTTGGTATATGGTATTCCCGAATTTCGTCTCCCGAAAGAAAAAGTCGTAAAAAAGGAGATTGAAAAGGTAAAAGAACTGGGTGTGAAATTTGAGACAAACGTTGTGATCGGAAAGTCAACAACGATCGACCAGCTGATGGAAGAAGAAAATTTTGAGGCTGTCTTTATCGGGTCAGGAGCAGGCCTTCCTATGTTTATGGGCATTCCGGGAGAAACAGCAAACGGCGTATTTTCAGCCAATGAATATCTGACAAGAAGCAACTTAATGAAGGCATTTGATGATTCTTACGATACACCGATTGCAGCAGGAAAGAAAGTAGCAGTCATCGGAGGCGGAAACGTTGCTATGGATGCTGCAAGAACAGCACTTCGTCTCGGCGCTGAAGTACATATCGTGTACCGCCGAAGCGAAGCAGAGCTTCCGGCTCGAGTGGAAGAAGTTCATCATGCAAAAGAAGAAGGAGTTATTTTTGATCTTCTGACAAATCCGAAGGAAATTCTTGTGGATGAAAACGGATGGGTAAAAGGCATGAAAGTGATCAAGATGGAACTGGGAGAGCCAGACGCATCCGGAAGACGCCGTCCGGTAGAAATTCCGGGATCAGAGTATGAGATTGAAGTAGATACAGTTATCATGTCACTGGGTACTTCGCCAAATCCGTTGATTGCTTCCACGACAAAAGGTCTGGAAACCAACAGAAGAAAATGTATCGTTGCAGAAGAAGAAAACGGACAGACTTCCAAGGCATGTGTATTTGCCGGAGGAGATGCCGTAACAGGAGCAGCGACTGTTATCCTTGCTATGGGAGCCGGAAAAGCAGGAGCAAAAGGAATCCATGAACTGCTGTCACAGAAATAG
- the rlmH gene encoding 23S rRNA (pseudouridine(1915)-N(3))-methyltransferase RlmH gives MKITIISVGKIKEKYLKDAIAEYAKRLGKYCRLEIIEVADEKTPDQASETVEEGIRAKEAERILKNIKDDMYVITLEIQGKMLTSEELADKIETLGIQGKSSIAFVIGGSIGLGKAVLDRSDFALSFSRMTFPHQLMRVILLEQIYRGFRIINGEPYHK, from the coding sequence ATGAAAATAACTATCATTTCCGTTGGAAAGATAAAAGAGAAATACCTAAAGGATGCTATTGCAGAGTACGCGAAGAGATTGGGAAAATATTGCAGACTGGAAATTATAGAAGTAGCTGATGAGAAGACGCCGGATCAGGCCAGTGAAACAGTAGAGGAAGGAATACGGGCGAAAGAAGCAGAGAGGATCTTGAAAAATATCAAAGATGATATGTATGTGATCACACTGGAAATCCAAGGAAAAATGCTGACATCAGAAGAGCTGGCGGACAAGATTGAGACGCTTGGCATCCAGGGAAAGAGCAGCATTGCTTTTGTGATCGGTGGCTCTATCGGCCTTGGTAAGGCAGTATTGGACCGTTCTGATTTCGCTTTAAGCTTTTCCAGGATGACTTTTCCGCATCAGCTGATGAGGGTAATCCTATTGGAACAGATATACAGAGGATTCAGGATCATAAATGGGGAGCCGTATCATAAGTAA
- a CDS encoding formate--tetrahydrofolate ligase, translated as MKTDIQIAQEAQMAHIKEVAASIGIQEEDLEFYGKYKAKLSDELWEKIKDKKDGKLVLVTAINPTPAGEGKTTTTVGLGQAMAKLGKKALIALREPSLGPCFGIKGGAAGGGYAQVVPMEDLNLHFTGDFHAITSANNLLAALLDNHIQQGNELGIDPRQVVWKRCLDMNDRSLRNIVVGLGKKTDGMVREDHFVITVASEIMAILCLADDIFDLKKRLGKIIVAYNFKGEPVTADDLHATGAMTALLKDAIKPNLIQTLEHTPALVHGGPFANIAHGCNSVRATKMALKLSDITITEAGFGADLGAEKFMDIKCRKAGLSPDAVVLVATVRALKYNGGVAKDKLSEENLEALAKGIVNLEKHIENIQKYDVPVIVTLNSFVTDTEAENEFIRHFCEERGCEFALSEVWEKGGDGGVQLAEKVLDTLEKKESHFHPLYKDELSLKEKIETIAKEIYGARGVIYEPTAEKQLAKIENMGFGELPVCMAKNQYSLSDDATKLGRPTDFDIHIREVYVSAGAGFVVALTGAIMTMPGLPKVPAANGIDVSDEGNITGLF; from the coding sequence AGACGGGAAGCTGGTTCTTGTTACAGCGATCAATCCCACTCCGGCAGGGGAAGGTAAGACAACCACTACAGTCGGACTTGGACAGGCAATGGCAAAGCTTGGGAAAAAAGCGCTGATTGCCCTTAGAGAACCATCTCTTGGACCGTGTTTTGGAATCAAGGGAGGCGCAGCAGGCGGAGGATATGCTCAGGTTGTGCCGATGGAAGATCTGAATCTGCATTTCACTGGAGATTTCCACGCGATCACATCCGCCAACAATCTTTTGGCGGCGCTTTTGGACAATCATATCCAGCAGGGAAATGAGCTTGGTATTGATCCGAGACAGGTTGTGTGGAAACGCTGTCTGGATATGAATGACAGATCTCTTAGAAATATAGTGGTAGGATTGGGGAAGAAGACAGATGGAATGGTAAGAGAGGATCATTTTGTCATCACTGTCGCTTCTGAAATTATGGCAATCCTTTGTCTTGCTGATGACATTTTTGATCTGAAAAAGAGACTTGGCAAAATCATTGTAGCCTACAACTTCAAAGGCGAACCTGTTACGGCAGATGACCTTCACGCCACAGGAGCCATGACCGCCCTTTTGAAAGATGCCATTAAACCCAATTTGATTCAGACGCTGGAACATACGCCGGCTCTGGTTCATGGAGGGCCTTTTGCCAATATTGCACATGGCTGCAACAGTGTACGTGCCACAAAAATGGCGCTGAAACTGAGTGATATCACGATCACAGAGGCAGGATTCGGAGCAGATCTGGGAGCTGAAAAATTCATGGATATTAAGTGCCGGAAAGCAGGACTTTCTCCGGATGCAGTAGTTTTAGTTGCAACTGTGCGTGCTTTGAAGTATAATGGAGGAGTTGCAAAGGATAAACTTTCAGAAGAAAATCTGGAAGCCCTTGCAAAAGGAATTGTAAATCTTGAAAAACATATTGAAAATATTCAGAAATACGATGTTCCTGTTATCGTAACACTCAATTCCTTTGTGACAGATACAGAGGCTGAAAACGAATTTATCCGTCATTTCTGCGAAGAGAGAGGATGTGAATTTGCTCTTTCTGAAGTATGGGAGAAAGGCGGAGATGGAGGTGTTCAGCTGGCAGAAAAAGTACTGGATACACTGGAGAAGAAAGAAAGTCATTTCCATCCATTATATAAAGACGAATTATCTTTGAAAGAAAAAATTGAGACAATCGCCAAAGAAATCTATGGAGCAAGAGGAGTTATTTACGAGCCGACGGCGGAAAAACAGCTTGCCAAAATTGAAAATATGGGCTTTGGCGAACTTCCGGTCTGTATGGCAAAGAATCAATATTCACTGTCAGACGATGCAACAAAACTCGGAAGGCCGACGGACTTTGATATACACATTCGCGAAGTATATGTGAGCGCCGGCGCCGGATTCGTTGTTGCTTTAACTGGCGCGATCATGACAATGCCGGGACTTCCAAAAGTACCTGCTGCAAATGGAATCGATGTATCAGATGAGGGGAATATCACAGGACTGTTCTAA
- a CDS encoding chitobiase/beta-hexosaminidase C-terminal domain-containing protein: MKCRYCGCEIPSGELYCPECGEEVQIVPDYNPLDDVLAAQVKGAIDGSERPLDDYDYEEYHTASIQGRRKSSAQRERNGARERRDSRENTLTRNTSSGRRTGRTSVDPALERERRKRQAERKRAKKKKLRRKIIILLILFFVAVGAGIFFLYQNSYAGQVRKGEKAASEKNYDEAERYYKNAIEKSPERAEAYTGLADVYMAQDEQETAEEMFLNAIDSNPSESQIYEAAIQFYIDTKQPQEASVILEDAEDSVREDLSKYISDAPSFSLDDSEVFEDVQQLTLESDGEAIYYTTDGTEPTTSSTKYSEPIQISEGTTTISAISVNKEGIPSLAETKEYTVELPIEDAPAVSPSTGQYDEPTQIVIQVPEGYTAYYTTDKSNPTENSTQYTGPIDMPQGSTIFKAVLVNGKGRLTAVTTRNYELVY; encoded by the coding sequence ATGAAATGCAGATACTGCGGATGCGAAATCCCATCTGGGGAGTTGTATTGCCCGGAGTGCGGAGAAGAAGTACAGATTGTGCCGGACTATAATCCGTTAGATGATGTGCTTGCCGCACAGGTGAAAGGGGCAATTGATGGCAGTGAACGTCCCTTGGACGACTATGATTATGAGGAATATCATACAGCCAGTATACAGGGAAGGCGGAAAAGTTCCGCGCAAAGAGAAAGAAATGGAGCAAGGGAGAGGAGAGACTCCAGAGAAAATACGTTGACGCGGAATACATCTTCCGGAAGAAGAACCGGAAGGACTTCCGTTGACCCGGCGTTGGAAAGGGAGAGAAGAAAACGTCAGGCAGAAAGGAAAAGAGCCAAGAAAAAAAAGCTTAGAAGAAAAATTATCATTTTGCTTATCCTGTTTTTTGTTGCGGTAGGAGCAGGTATCTTCTTTCTGTATCAAAATTCCTATGCAGGACAGGTGCGGAAAGGAGAAAAGGCAGCGTCAGAGAAAAATTATGACGAGGCGGAAAGATATTATAAGAACGCAATAGAAAAATCACCAGAAAGGGCGGAAGCATATACCGGTCTTGCGGATGTTTATATGGCGCAGGATGAACAGGAAACAGCAGAGGAAATGTTCCTTAACGCTATTGACAGTAATCCGTCAGAATCACAAATTTATGAAGCTGCCATTCAGTTTTATATTGATACCAAGCAGCCCCAGGAAGCTTCAGTGATTTTGGAGGACGCCGAAGACAGTGTGCGTGAGGATTTAAGTAAATATATTTCAGATGCGCCTTCCTTCAGCCTTGATGATTCAGAAGTATTTGAGGATGTGCAGCAGCTGACACTGGAATCCGATGGAGAAGCAATCTATTATACAACAGATGGAACAGAACCGACGACTTCCAGTACGAAATACAGTGAACCGATCCAGATTTCAGAAGGAACAACGACGATATCGGCAATTTCCGTGAACAAAGAAGGGATTCCAAGCCTTGCTGAAACAAAAGAATACACAGTTGAACTTCCTATTGAGGATGCCCCGGCAGTTTCGCCATCGACAGGACAGTATGACGAACCGACACAGATCGTGATCCAGGTTCCGGAAGGTTACACGGCATATTATACGACAGATAAAAGTAATCCAACAGAGAACTCAACGCAGTATACAGGACCTATCGACATGCCACAGGGAAGTACGATTTTCAAGGCAGTGCTCGTTAATGGAAAAGGCAGGCTTACAGCTGTTACTACAAGGAACTATGAACTGGTTTATTAA
- a CDS encoding sulfide/dihydroorotate dehydrogenase-like FAD/NAD-binding protein: MYKIVKAEKLADKIYLMDVEAPRVARHCEPGQFVIVKIDEKGERIPLTICDYDSEAGTITIVFQSVGASTEKMTNLKAGDAFRDFTGPLGCPSEFVHEDLDSLKNKKMLFVAGGVGAAPVYPQVKWLKEHGIDADVIVGAKTKDMLILEEEMKAVSGNYYPCTDDGSYGHSGMVTTMVEELVNEGKKYDVCVAIGPMIMMKFVCLLTKKLEIPTIVSMNPIMVDGTGMCGACRLHVGDEIKFACVDGPEFDGHLVNFDEAMKRQQMYKTQEGRALLKLQEGDTHHGGCGHCGGDN; this comes from the coding sequence ATGTACAAGATAGTAAAGGCTGAAAAACTGGCTGACAAGATTTATCTTATGGACGTGGAAGCGCCTCGTGTTGCAAGACACTGTGAGCCGGGGCAGTTTGTAATTGTAAAAATAGATGAGAAAGGGGAAAGGATTCCTCTTACCATCTGCGATTATGACAGCGAAGCAGGCACGATCACAATTGTATTCCAGTCAGTAGGAGCTTCAACAGAAAAGATGACGAATCTGAAAGCAGGCGATGCATTCCGTGATTTTACCGGGCCGCTTGGATGTCCTTCAGAGTTTGTCCACGAAGATCTGGATTCATTAAAAAATAAAAAGATGCTGTTTGTTGCAGGCGGTGTCGGAGCAGCTCCGGTATATCCGCAGGTAAAATGGCTCAAAGAGCACGGAATAGACGCTGATGTTATTGTAGGGGCAAAGACAAAGGATATGTTGATCCTTGAAGAGGAGATGAAAGCAGTTTCCGGAAATTATTATCCCTGCACAGATGACGGTTCCTATGGACATTCTGGTATGGTGACAACCATGGTAGAAGAACTGGTAAATGAAGGAAAGAAATATGACGTCTGTGTAGCTATCGGGCCTATGATCATGATGAAATTTGTCTGTCTGCTGACAAAGAAACTGGAGATTCCAACAATCGTCAGCATGAACCCGATCATGGTAGACGGTACCGGAATGTGCGGAGCCTGCCGCCTTCATGTTGGAGATGAAATTAAATTTGCCTGTGTAGACGGACCGGAGTTTGACGGACATCTGGTAAACTTTGATGAAGCGATGAAGAGACAACAGATGTATAAGACACAGGAAGGAAGAGCATTACTTAAATTACAGGAAGGCGATACCCACCATGGTGGATGTGGCCACTGCGGAGGTGATAACTAA
- a CDS encoding iron-containing alcohol dehydrogenase, with protein sequence MSRFCLPRDIYHGKGSLEELKNLKGKKAILVVGGGSMKRQGFLDKAVDYLKEAGMEVEVFEGVEPDPSVETVMKGAEVMRSFQPDWIVAMGGGSPIDAAKAMWAFYEYPDTSFEDLCTPFNFPELRQKAKFAAIPSTSGTATEVTAFSVITNYQTGVKYPLADFNITPDVAIVDPDLVAALPVKQVAYTGMDALTHAIEAYVSTLNGPFTDPLALQAIEMVLDYLPASYNCNMEAREQMHYAQCLAGMAFSNALLGIVHSMAHKTGAAFSTGHIPHGCANAIYLPYVIKYNAKDPVAAKRYAEIARRMGLDGISEKALINSLCEKIDEFNVKLNIPKTLKEFGIDENEFKEKVAKIAELAVGDACTGSNPRSIDPATMEKLLTCTYYGVEVDF encoded by the coding sequence ATGAGCAGATTTTGTTTACCAAGAGATATTTATCATGGAAAAGGCAGTCTGGAAGAATTGAAAAACCTGAAAGGGAAAAAAGCCATCCTTGTTGTAGGCGGCGGATCTATGAAACGCCAGGGTTTTCTTGATAAGGCGGTTGATTATCTGAAAGAAGCAGGAATGGAAGTAGAGGTTTTTGAAGGTGTTGAGCCGGATCCTTCTGTAGAGACAGTTATGAAAGGTGCAGAAGTCATGAGAAGCTTTCAGCCGGACTGGATCGTGGCTATGGGCGGAGGTTCTCCAATTGATGCAGCAAAGGCAATGTGGGCATTTTATGAATATCCGGATACATCCTTTGAAGACTTGTGTACACCGTTTAATTTCCCGGAACTTCGTCAAAAGGCAAAGTTTGCTGCAATTCCATCCACATCGGGAACAGCTACAGAAGTTACGGCTTTCTCTGTTATTACAAATTATCAGACAGGCGTAAAGTATCCGCTTGCAGATTTTAACATTACACCGGATGTGGCTATCGTTGATCCTGATCTTGTAGCGGCACTTCCTGTAAAACAGGTGGCTTATACGGGTATGGACGCTTTGACACATGCAATTGAAGCGTATGTATCTACGTTGAACGGACCGTTCACAGATCCACTTGCTTTGCAGGCGATAGAGATGGTACTGGATTATCTGCCGGCATCCTATAATTGCAACATGGAGGCAAGAGAGCAGATGCATTATGCACAGTGTCTGGCTGGAATGGCATTTTCCAATGCACTGCTTGGTATTGTTCATTCTATGGCCCATAAAACAGGTGCAGCATTTTCAACCGGACATATTCCACATGGATGTGCCAATGCCATTTACCTGCCATATGTCATTAAGTACAATGCAAAAGATCCGGTTGCTGCAAAACGTTACGCAGAGATCGCCCGCCGCATGGGACTTGATGGAATATCTGAAAAAGCACTTATTAACAGCCTCTGTGAAAAGATTGATGAATTTAATGTTAAATTGAATATTCCAAAGACATTGAAAGAATTTGGAATTGATGAAAATGAATTTAAAGAAAAGGTGGCCAAAATCGCGGAACTGGCAGTCGGTGATGCATGTACAGGCTCCAATCCACGTTCTATTGATCCGGCTACAATGGAAAAACTGCTCACATGTACATATTACGGTGTAGAAGTTGATTTCTAA